A portion of the Juglans microcarpa x Juglans regia isolate MS1-56 chromosome 1D, Jm3101_v1.0, whole genome shotgun sequence genome contains these proteins:
- the LOC121247164 gene encoding uncharacterized protein LOC121247164, with amino-acid sequence MAQTGRWRGRGRGGGSRGEGESSYNDSTQPPSIVFKIEFAQPMPDAPTKREVNDSTRGDSDAVQVPLNEPTKKRGCRPAKCTEFEKFRKHRKIPLKINEGETTPRCENATMFTTRVTWILKHHADMSYARWTDDDFELDWELKNHQLAVWKQLHKRFNAFHHELHKKYSKYGSHEEALANGTSLVEPLIWVKLCGRWGSDAFKKMSEQNKENRKRLKINHTAGRKSFVRILEEKRSRNENLVDFYKDVRWSKKKNQFVTSTTEDLYKEMVGKMDELEPEQSTNEAAASIFREVLGSRPGYARGLGEMVIPESTKQAESERWTEYAAAVERHKKEADSYKSQLEELRGDVRLLLERQLEYEKFINSYISERQSHGESHRKTHGIA; translated from the exons ATGGCGCAAACTGGACGATGGCGAGGGAGAGGACGAGGTGGAGGCAGTAGAGGTGAGGGTGAGTCTAGCTATAATGACTCAACTCAGCCACCGAGCATAGTTTTCAAGATTGAATTTGCGCAGCCAATGCCGGATGCCCCCACAAAAAGAGAAGTGAATG ATAGCACTAGAGGGGACTCTGACGCAGTGCAAGTACCCTTAAACGAGCCTACTAAGAAACGTGGATGCAGGCCCGCCAAGTGCACTGAATTTGAGAAGTTTCGGAAGCACCGAAAAATACCTTTGAAAATCAATGAAGGGGAAACAACACCACGTTGCGAGAATGCAACCATGTTCACCACACGGGTGACATGGATATTGAAACATCATGCGGATATGAGTTACGCACGATGGACTGAT GATGACTTCGAATTGGATTGGGAGTTAAAGAATCACCAATTGGCAGTTTGGAAACAGCTTCATAAGAGATTCAATGCCTTCCATCATGAGCTGCACAAGAAGTATTCGAAGTATGGCAGCCATGAAGAAGCATTGGCCAATGGGACTAGCTTGGTCGAACCCCTCATTTGGGTTAAGTTATGTGGGAGATGGGGAAGTGATGCCTTCAAG AAAATGTCTGAACAAAATAAAGAGAATCGTAAGAGGCTGAAAATTAACCACACAGCGGGTCGCAAGTCATTTGTGAGGATCCTGGAGGAGAAG CGTTCGAGAAATGAAAACTTGGTGGACTTCTACAAGGATGTTCGTTGGTCTAAGAAGAAGAATCAATTCGTGACATCCACCACAGAAGACCTTTAC AAAGAGATGGTTGGTAAGATGGATGAATTAGAACCTGAACAAAGTACTAACGAGGCAGCAGCTTCTATTTTTAGGGAGGTCCTAGGAAGTAGACCAGGGTATGCTAGAGGTCTAGGAGAGATGGTCATACCAGAGTCTACAAAACAAGCTGAGAGTGAACGGTGGACAGAATATGCTGCTGCAGTGGAACGACATAAAAAAGAGGCTGACTCTTACAAGAGTCAACTTGAGGAATTGAGGGGAGATGTGAGATTACTGTTGGAAAGGCAACTTGAGTATGAGAAGTTCATAAACAGCTATATCTCGGAAAGACAATCCCATGGAGAGTCTCATAGGAAGACTCATGGGATTGCTTAG